A region from the Wolbachia endosymbiont (group A) of Rhinocyllus conicus genome encodes:
- a CDS encoding head decoration protein: MSCISEQNNLGDLLKYEASSLYSRDQITVAKGQNIKLGTVVAKKTDDGFIRMLNPTGTDGTQTAVGVITTDIHSKDSDMKGVIITRSAMLADHAVVWPANITEEQKAEAIKQLEGRGIIIRKGA, translated from the coding sequence ATGAGTTGTATAAGCGAACAAAATAATCTAGGTGACTTATTAAAGTATGAGGCATCAAGTCTATATTCAAGAGACCAAATAACTGTAGCAAAAGGTCAAAATATTAAACTTGGTACAGTAGTTGCCAAGAAGACAGATGATGGTTTTATTAGAATGCTGAACCCCACTGGAACAGACGGCACACAAACAGCAGTAGGAGTAATTACAACCGATATACATAGCAAAGATTCTGATATGAAAGGAGTAATTATTACTCGCAGTGCAATGCTAGCAGATCATGCAGTGGTGTGGCCAGCAAATATCACTGAAGAACAGAAAGCTGAAGCAATAAAGCAACTTGAAGGACGAGGGATCATTATCCGCAAGGGAGCTTAA